The Kribbella shirazensis genomic interval GGGCAAGTCCGTCAAGGCCGTCGCGACGTCGACTGAGGCCGAGGAGGTAGAAGCATGAGCCACGGAGTCAACAAGGACCCCCGGGACGTGCTGCTCCGGCCGGTCGTGAGCGAGAAGAGCTACGGCCTGCTGGACGAGCAGAAGTACACGTTCGAGGTCGACCCGCGGGCCAACAAGACCGAGATCAAGCTCGCGGTCGAGAAGGTCTTCCAGGTCAAGGTCAGCGACGTGAACACCATCAACCGCAAGGGCAAGCGCCGCCGGACCCGGTCCGGCTGGGGCAAGCGCCCGGACACCAAGCGGGCGATCGTGACCCTCAAGGGTGACGACCGCATCGACATCTTCGGAGGCCAGTCGTAATGGGAATCCGCAAGTACAAGCCGACGACGCCGGGCCGCCGTGGCTCGAGCGTGGCCGACTTCGTCGAGCTCACCCGTTCGACCCCGGAGAAGTCGCTGCTGCGTCCGCTCCCGAAGAAGGGCGGCCGGAACAACTCCGGCAAGATCACCACCCGGCATCACGGTGGCGGTCACAAGCGGGCGTACCGGCTGATCGACTTCAAGCGGTACGACAAGGACGGCGTGCCGGCCAAGGTCGCGCACATCGAGTACGACCCGAACCGGACCGCGCGGATCGCGCTGC includes:
- the rplW gene encoding 50S ribosomal protein L23: MSHGVNKDPRDVLLRPVVSEKSYGLLDEQKYTFEVDPRANKTEIKLAVEKVFQVKVSDVNTINRKGKRRRTRSGWGKRPDTKRAIVTLKGDDRIDIFGGQS